One part of the Mariniflexile litorale genome encodes these proteins:
- a CDS encoding RNA polymerase sigma-70 factor: MKSNDLKILRELKQGSPDAFKELFDLYYIPLSTYALKYCDSFSIAEDIVQDLFIKLWDEKLYLNFDEIIGPYLFKAVKNNTLQAIKQKSRYHFVEIEELVNKLIIDENIDIKFIEEDKKKLYTEIEALPTKCKEVFKAIVLDNLKYKEVALQHGISINTVKTHYSRALKQLRNVLGIIILLLIV; encoded by the coding sequence ATGAAGTCGAATGATTTAAAAATCCTAAGAGAACTCAAGCAAGGAAGCCCTGATGCTTTTAAGGAATTATTCGATTTATATTACATACCACTAAGCACTTATGCCCTAAAGTATTGTGATTCTTTTTCTATCGCTGAAGATATTGTTCAAGATTTATTTATAAAACTTTGGGATGAAAAACTCTACTTGAATTTTGATGAAATCATAGGCCCCTATCTTTTTAAAGCAGTTAAAAACAACACGCTCCAAGCAATAAAACAAAAGTCGAGATATCATTTTGTAGAAATAGAAGAATTAGTTAATAAATTAATAATTGATGAAAATATCGATATTAAATTTATTGAAGAAGACAAGAAAAAATTATATACTGAAATCGAGGCTTTACCTACAAAATGCAAAGAAGTTTTTAAGGCTATTGTATTAGATAATCTAAAATATAAAGAGGTTGCATTACAACATGGTATTTCTATAAATACTGTTAAAACACATTATTCAAGAGCCCTGAAACAGCTTCGAAATGTTTTAGGAATAATTATATTACTACTTATAGTTTAA
- a CDS encoding AraC family transcriptional regulator, translating to MENATNPDTFEKKKKTGNQGIWWHQENLGPLKHFPYIRQFGSMKFSKVRMDETMLPHLNDGIEIHFVNSGKYKWAVDGNEIELLPDNLSVTAPWQLNGSPTGKMDIGQINWIVIRPDKYDFDTPLKLGSWTKLSKKFQKKLGTMITKENAIVIEKAKTFKKYFIELQKELSNQEKGFEIMVGNIIENLFIDLHRHLSLREQKIQEEDNFIIKLTQIVTKDLNKKWIIDDLAYMFGMGKTKFTYEVKKHTGYPPNSFIINLKIEKAIDLIKNDKNMNMSDIAFACGFSSLQHFTSTFSQRIGISPGKYKK from the coding sequence ATGGAAAACGCGACAAACCCTGATACGTTTGAGAAGAAAAAGAAAACAGGCAATCAAGGTATTTGGTGGCACCAAGAGAACTTGGGGCCCTTAAAACACTTTCCTTATATTAGACAATTTGGGAGTATGAAATTCTCTAAAGTTAGAATGGACGAGACCATGCTTCCTCATTTAAATGACGGTATTGAAATACATTTTGTAAATAGTGGTAAATACAAATGGGCTGTAGATGGTAATGAAATAGAACTTTTGCCAGATAATTTATCGGTAACTGCTCCTTGGCAACTAAACGGAAGTCCAACCGGTAAAATGGATATAGGTCAAATAAACTGGATTGTTATTAGACCTGACAAATATGATTTTGACACGCCACTAAAACTAGGGTCTTGGACTAAATTATCTAAAAAATTCCAGAAAAAATTGGGAACGATGATAACCAAAGAGAATGCCATCGTTATTGAAAAAGCCAAAACTTTCAAAAAATACTTTATTGAACTACAAAAAGAACTCTCTAATCAAGAAAAAGGATTTGAAATCATGGTTGGTAACATTATTGAAAATCTATTTATTGATCTACATAGACACCTTTCTCTTAGAGAACAAAAAATTCAAGAAGAAGACAATTTCATTATTAAATTAACCCAAATTGTTACTAAAGATTTAAACAAAAAATGGATTATTGATGATTTAGCATACATGTTTGGTATGGGTAAAACCAAATTCACTTACGAAGTAAAAAAACACACCGGTTATCCTCCAAATAGTTTTATTATAAATCTAAAAATTGAAAAGGCTATTGATTTAATTAAAAATGATAAAAACATGAATATGTCTGACATTGCATTTGCTTGTGGTTTTTCATCTTTACAACATTTTACTTCTACTTTTTCACAACGCATTGGTATTAGCCCTGGTAAATACAAAAAATAA
- a CDS encoding right-handed parallel beta-helix repeat-containing protein: MKTNTHNNYKLTILLIFIIISFSSHAIEIWVSAKGSDYNSGTKEKPLATLNMALRKARDMRRLNDPLVKDGIRIILMEGVFYLDEPVFIRPEDSGTAESPTIIEAQNNTKPVLNGGLQVKKWKKAHAVNGLKVGNVWVSDAPRKAGSIISFRQLWVNGKKAVRAKSTSGDKMDRILSWDKISQTCWIPFKDKSVEFQPGMEMLIQQWWAIANLRIKDVEVKGDSAKVYFEQPESRVQSEHPWPAPWISKKTGNSPFFLNNAMSLLDEPGEWFLDKENSKIYYYPRIGEDLESAKVMIPVLENLLEMKGTIDMPVHHVYIKGVSFEYSNWTRPSQQGHVPLQAGMYMLDAYKLKTPGTPDKAGLENQAWIGRPRAAVEINYANNIQFQECSFQYLSSTGLDLHKGTNNNLVQGNLFKDIGGSAINLGVFSDEAFETHLPYNPKDEREVCSNETIVDNLITNVSNEDWGCVGISAGFVKNITIAHNEISDVSYTGIGLGWGWTKTQNAMKGNKVVANKIHHYGKRLYDTAGIYTLSAQPESRIEENYIYDIYQSPYPHDPYHWFYLYTDEGSSYFNVKNNWVPAEKFLQNANGPDNVWQNNNAFVGETIKQKAGIRQPYKHLQKEVVVDTEWELQEIPHFAAIELVGKGFDESKIKSIAKKNGVIDAQLYQWKNHIVLYAQLNHIEHLKSELALVYPKAEIKTYNTPVYNFSKFERCDNSELATEWNHIVLTANLVEDTKLQQEYLDYHKTQFEEWPEVAQGFCNADFQQLQVFKNGRQLMLIISIPKGKSLDELNPKTTQDNPRVNDWNTLMKKYQTGIKGTKRNETWVFLNKLN, from the coding sequence ATGAAGACAAACACTCATAACAACTACAAGCTAACAATACTTTTAATATTTATAATTATTTCTTTTTCCTCTCATGCAATTGAAATATGGGTAAGTGCTAAAGGCAGTGATTATAATTCTGGGACTAAAGAAAAACCTTTAGCAACCTTAAACATGGCTTTAAGAAAAGCTAGAGATATGCGTCGTTTAAACGATCCTTTGGTGAAAGATGGTATTCGTATTATTTTAATGGAAGGTGTTTTTTATTTGGATGAACCTGTTTTTATAAGACCAGAAGATTCTGGAACTGCTGAAAGTCCGACCATAATTGAAGCTCAAAATAACACAAAACCAGTTTTAAATGGGGGCTTGCAAGTTAAGAAATGGAAAAAAGCTCATGCTGTTAATGGTTTAAAAGTAGGGAATGTCTGGGTTTCTGACGCTCCAAGAAAAGCAGGGAGTATTATTAGTTTTAGACAATTATGGGTCAACGGAAAAAAAGCAGTAAGAGCAAAAAGTACTTCAGGTGATAAAATGGATAGAATTTTATCATGGGATAAAATCTCCCAAACCTGTTGGATTCCTTTTAAAGATAAGTCGGTTGAATTTCAACCTGGCATGGAAATGTTAATTCAGCAATGGTGGGCGATAGCTAATTTAAGAATCAAAGATGTAGAAGTAAAGGGCGACAGTGCAAAAGTGTATTTTGAACAACCTGAAAGTCGTGTACAAAGTGAGCACCCGTGGCCTGCTCCTTGGATTTCTAAAAAAACAGGGAATTCACCTTTCTTTTTGAATAATGCGATGTCTTTACTAGATGAACCCGGAGAATGGTTTTTAGATAAAGAAAATTCTAAAATTTATTATTATCCAAGAATAGGAGAAGATTTGGAGTCGGCTAAAGTGATGATTCCAGTTTTGGAAAATTTGCTAGAAATGAAAGGAACTATTGATATGCCTGTGCATCATGTGTATATTAAAGGTGTTTCTTTTGAATACAGTAACTGGACGAGACCATCGCAACAAGGACATGTGCCTCTGCAAGCAGGTATGTATATGTTGGATGCATATAAACTAAAAACACCTGGAACACCTGATAAAGCTGGTTTAGAGAACCAAGCTTGGATTGGAAGACCAAGAGCAGCGGTAGAGATTAATTATGCTAATAATATTCAGTTTCAAGAATGCTCATTTCAGTATTTATCATCAACAGGTTTAGATTTACATAAAGGTACCAATAACAACTTGGTGCAAGGGAATTTATTTAAGGATATTGGTGGAAGTGCTATTAACTTAGGAGTGTTTTCAGATGAAGCATTTGAAACCCATTTACCATATAACCCCAAAGATGAACGTGAAGTATGTTCCAACGAAACTATTGTAGATAATTTAATAACCAATGTTTCTAACGAAGATTGGGGATGTGTTGGTATAAGTGCGGGTTTTGTTAAAAATATTACCATTGCACATAACGAGATTTCCGATGTGTCGTACACGGGTATCGGCTTGGGTTGGGGGTGGACTAAAACGCAAAATGCTATGAAAGGAAACAAGGTCGTGGCTAATAAAATTCATCATTACGGAAAGCGTCTATATGATACGGCTGGTATTTACACACTGTCAGCACAACCTGAAAGTCGTATTGAAGAAAATTACATTTATGATATTTATCAAAGTCCGTATCCTCACGATCCATACCATTGGTTTTATTTGTATACCGATGAAGGTTCTTCATACTTCAATGTAAAAAACAACTGGGTTCCTGCAGAAAAGTTTCTTCAAAATGCCAACGGACCCGACAATGTTTGGCAAAACAATAATGCTTTTGTAGGTGAAACAATAAAACAAAAAGCAGGCATCAGACAGCCATATAAACATTTGCAAAAAGAAGTTGTTGTAGATACCGAATGGGAGTTACAAGAAATTCCACATTTTGCAGCAATAGAGTTGGTTGGTAAAGGTTTTGATGAGTCTAAAATTAAATCAATAGCCAAAAAAAATGGTGTTATAGATGCACAATTATACCAATGGAAAAATCATATAGTTTTATACGCACAACTAAACCATATAGAGCATTTAAAAAGTGAATTGGCTTTAGTATATCCAAAAGCAGAAATAAAAACATATAATACACCCGTTTATAATTTTAGCAAATTTGAAAGATGTGACAATTCAGAATTGGCTACAGAATGGAACCATATTGTATTAACCGCAAATTTGGTTGAAGACACAAAGCTTCAACAAGAATATTTAGATTATCATAAAACGCAGTTTGAGGAATGGCCTGAGGTAGCTCAGGGTTTTTGTAATGCCGATTTTCAACAATTACAAGTGTTTAAAAATGGACGCCAGTTAATGTTGATTATAAGTATTCCTAAAGGCAAAAGTTTAGATGAACTAAACCCGAAAACAACCCAAGATAATCCGCGTGTAAACGATTGGAATACACTCATGAAAAAATACCAAACAGGCATTAAAGGAACAAAACGAAATGAAACCTGGGTATTTTTAAATAAACTGAATTAG
- a CDS encoding TIM-barrel domain-containing protein: MKQTNHQFFDFLDFNTDLSLEEGVSRLWKACKPIDITKNGLGVVLTVPFQCQLLSNEITSDISISRKNYNVFLRAFGEKILRVSVGFDKEILESSPMLEMADDIKEMTLNIEKFSNEWKVKDVNGTLRAVFDLSTPEIDHWSDLLPEPEESMKATFYPDGKKAITVSAYDQFFPGRMDAMCLSFVETHGEPSKASISFHAKPDEKFVGTGERFSKMDLSGNTFQLKNQDGQGVNNKRTYKNIPFYLSSEMYGMFLHTSTYCKFSLADFSTRSVQLLVEEPVLDMFLIGEDSPDKIIYQYKKITGFPTIPPLWTYGVWMSRMTYFSEEEVNEICDRLRVEDYPCDVIHLDTGWFKTDWLCEWKFNSERFPDPTRFVSNLKKNGYRVSLWQMPYISEKAEQYEEAKANNYIGALNGELIQGGSNFSSLDYAGTIDFTYPKAVEWYKDLLRELLDMGVACIKTDFGEEIHLDANYHKMTPESLNNLYALLYQKAAFEVTKEVTGEGIVWARAGWSGCQRYPIHWGGDAAASWDGMAGSLKGGLHLGLSGFGFWSHDVPGFHGVPNFMNSVIPDDLYVRWTQFGVFTSHIRYHGTSKREPYYYPNIATTVRKWWKLRYALLPYILQESEKTTSTGFPVLRALLMHHPEDNMCWHIDDQYYFGDDFLVAPIMNSENKRDVYLPAGNWVDFFTGKKFAGEKWLKNVEFPMEDMPVWVKQNAIIPVYPEAVNCTDDMDLKKAIPIKIDTNFSGIWKQLDFI, encoded by the coding sequence ATGAAACAAACCAACCATCAATTTTTCGACTTTCTAGACTTTAATACCGATTTATCTTTAGAAGAAGGAGTTTCTAGACTTTGGAAAGCTTGTAAACCGATTGATATTACTAAAAATGGACTAGGTGTGGTATTAACAGTACCATTTCAATGTCAATTATTGTCAAATGAAATTACATCAGATATATCTATTTCAAGAAAAAATTATAACGTCTTTTTACGAGCCTTTGGTGAAAAAATATTAAGAGTTAGTGTTGGTTTTGATAAAGAAATTTTAGAATCATCGCCCATGTTAGAGATGGCGGATGATATTAAAGAAATGACTTTGAATATTGAAAAATTCTCAAATGAATGGAAAGTTAAAGATGTAAACGGAACTTTACGTGCTGTTTTCGATTTATCAACACCAGAAATAGACCATTGGAGCGACTTACTGCCAGAACCAGAAGAGTCTATGAAAGCCACGTTTTATCCAGATGGAAAAAAGGCTATAACAGTTAGTGCTTACGACCAGTTTTTTCCAGGTAGAATGGACGCTATGTGTTTGTCGTTTGTAGAAACTCACGGGGAACCAAGTAAAGCATCAATCTCATTTCATGCTAAACCAGATGAAAAATTTGTAGGTACTGGTGAGCGTTTTAGTAAAATGGATTTGTCTGGAAACACGTTTCAGTTAAAAAATCAAGACGGACAAGGTGTAAATAATAAGAGAACTTATAAAAATATTCCGTTTTATCTGTCTAGCGAAATGTATGGGATGTTTTTGCACACCTCTACATATTGTAAATTTTCACTGGCTGATTTTTCAACAAGGTCGGTACAATTACTAGTTGAAGAGCCTGTTTTAGACATGTTTTTAATAGGAGAAGATTCACCAGATAAAATTATTTATCAATATAAAAAAATAACAGGATTTCCAACGATACCACCACTTTGGACTTATGGTGTATGGATGAGTAGAATGACTTATTTTTCTGAAGAAGAAGTTAATGAGATTTGTGATAGATTAAGAGTGGAAGATTATCCCTGTGATGTGATTCATTTAGATACGGGTTGGTTTAAAACCGATTGGCTTTGTGAATGGAAATTTAATTCTGAACGATTTCCAGATCCTACACGATTTGTTTCCAACTTAAAGAAAAATGGATATCGAGTAAGCTTATGGCAAATGCCGTATATTTCAGAAAAAGCAGAGCAATACGAAGAAGCTAAAGCAAATAATTATATAGGAGCTTTAAATGGCGAGCTTATACAAGGAGGTTCGAATTTTAGTAGTTTAGATTATGCGGGAACTATCGATTTTACATATCCAAAAGCGGTAGAATGGTATAAAGATTTATTACGAGAACTTTTAGATATGGGAGTTGCTTGTATAAAAACAGATTTCGGAGAGGAAATTCATTTAGATGCTAATTATCACAAGATGACTCCAGAGTCACTTAATAATTTATATGCTTTGTTATACCAAAAAGCAGCTTTTGAAGTAACCAAAGAAGTTACAGGAGAAGGTATTGTTTGGGCAAGAGCAGGATGGAGTGGTTGTCAGCGTTATCCAATTCATTGGGGTGGTGATGCCGCAGCATCTTGGGATGGTATGGCAGGTTCTTTAAAAGGTGGTTTACATTTAGGCTTGTCGGGTTTTGGTTTTTGGAGTCATGATGTGCCAGGGTTTCATGGTGTTCCTAATTTTATGAATTCGGTTATTCCAGACGATTTATATGTACGTTGGACCCAATTTGGGGTGTTTACTTCGCATATTCGTTACCATGGTACTTCTAAGAGGGAACCTTATTACTACCCAAATATTGCTACTACTGTTAGGAAATGGTGGAAACTACGTTATGCATTATTGCCTTATATTTTACAAGAAAGCGAAAAAACAACATCAACAGGATTTCCCGTTTTAAGAGCTTTATTAATGCATCATCCAGAAGATAATATGTGTTGGCATATTGATGATCAGTATTATTTTGGAGATGATTTTTTAGTGGCGCCCATAATGAATTCAGAAAATAAAAGAGATGTCTATTTACCTGCGGGTAATTGGGTTGATTTTTTTACTGGTAAAAAATTCGCGGGTGAAAAATGGCTTAAGAATGTTGAATTCCCTATGGAAGATATGCCTGTTTGGGTAAAACAAAATGCTATAATTCCAGTATATCCTGAAGCGGTAAACTGTACCGATGATATGGATTTAAAAAAGGCTATACCTATTAAAATAGATACAAATTTTTCAGGAATTTGGAAGCAATTAGATTTTATATAA
- a CDS encoding phytanoyl-CoA dioxygenase family protein, whose protein sequence is MSAVITNEQLNQFQEDGFCIVKNVIPQELIERLRGECQRFIKEKDDEMDRKGVEVDEINHKGKRYFIALRYKDSKTMQDLIFGKEMEQITRKILGDDVFLFLEQYVVKAADKGMTFSWHQDSGYLDFEHKPYLSIWCPLDDVTEENGTVYLLPYKEAGTDHRIDHVLQEGTNDKIGYFGDNPGVPAVLNAGDVALFSSTCFHRSGSNKTNKSRRVLLIQYSSEPILKSTGEPLYWAEPFVKAGENVNAFV, encoded by the coding sequence ATGAGTGCAGTTATAACTAATGAGCAATTAAATCAATTTCAAGAAGATGGTTTTTGCATTGTGAAAAATGTGATACCACAAGAACTTATTGAACGATTAAGAGGTGAATGCCAAAGATTCATAAAGGAGAAAGATGATGAAATGGACCGAAAAGGAGTCGAGGTGGATGAGATTAATCATAAAGGAAAAAGGTATTTCATAGCGCTACGTTATAAAGATAGTAAAACCATGCAAGACCTTATTTTTGGTAAAGAAATGGAGCAAATTACACGTAAAATTTTAGGAGACGATGTGTTTTTGTTTTTAGAGCAGTATGTGGTAAAAGCAGCCGATAAAGGAATGACGTTCTCATGGCATCAAGATTCTGGGTACCTAGATTTTGAGCACAAACCATATTTATCAATTTGGTGTCCTTTAGATGATGTAACTGAAGAAAACGGTACCGTATATTTATTACCTTACAAAGAAGCAGGAACCGATCATAGAATAGACCACGTTTTGCAAGAAGGTACTAACGATAAAATTGGATACTTTGGAGATAATCCTGGAGTTCCAGCAGTATTAAATGCAGGAGATGTTGCGTTATTTTCAAGCACTTGCTTTCACCGAAGTGGTTCTAATAAAACAAACAAATCAAGACGCGTATTGTTAATTCAATATTCCTCTGAACCTATCTTAAAAAGTACAGGTGAACCACTTTACTGGGCGGAACCATTTGTAAAAGCAGGAGAAAATGTTAATGCATTTGTATAA
- a CDS encoding sodium:solute symporter — translation MNIYDQLDFLDFAVVGMYLLALIGIGAWIGFRQKRPADENYFLAGNSLNWTSIGFNMWGTNVGPSMLIASASIGYTTGIVAGNFSWYAFIFIFLLAVVFAPRYLGARVQTLPEFMGKRFGNSTQNILAWYTIVTVLLSWLSLTLFAGGILIQQILNLPMWLSVVILLLIAGFFTMAGGLKTIAFTNVIQMVLLIIVSFSLMWVGLDKVGGVSALIEKTPSNYWNLFLPSDDANYPWVAILLGYPIMGVWFWCTDQSMVQSVLGAKSIKQGQLGANFTGWLKIIDVPLFILPGIMCFILFPNLSNPDEAYMTMVTELFPTGMKGLVMAVLIAALVSTIDSALNALSTVFTMDIFVKKFQPDASQKKIVKVGHLVTVSGAIISIFITMAIDSIKGLNLFDVFQSVLGFIAPPMSVVFLFGVLWKKTTTKAANSILIFGTILSLTVGILYLWVFPNDPSAGVKIWPHFLILSFYIFVFLSIMIVIISYLDKKSNSYQSTLNYTKAKLSPKVKLLWGTLILTMIALYLFFNGH, via the coding sequence ATGAATATATACGACCAATTAGATTTTCTTGATTTTGCTGTAGTAGGCATGTACCTTTTAGCATTAATCGGTATTGGAGCATGGATTGGATTCAGACAAAAAAGACCAGCGGACGAAAACTACTTTCTTGCAGGGAATTCATTAAACTGGACGAGTATAGGTTTTAACATGTGGGGCACCAATGTAGGGCCTTCTATGTTAATAGCATCGGCAAGTATTGGATATACTACAGGTATTGTAGCTGGTAATTTTTCTTGGTATGCGTTTATATTCATTTTTTTATTGGCAGTTGTTTTTGCACCAAGATATCTGGGTGCTAGAGTACAAACCTTACCAGAGTTTATGGGTAAGCGTTTTGGTAATTCAACGCAAAACATATTGGCTTGGTACACAATTGTAACTGTTTTATTAAGTTGGCTATCATTAACATTGTTTGCGGGTGGTATTTTAATTCAGCAGATACTTAATTTACCCATGTGGTTATCGGTAGTTATATTATTGCTAATCGCAGGTTTCTTTACCATGGCTGGCGGACTTAAAACCATAGCTTTCACTAATGTAATACAAATGGTATTATTAATAATTGTATCATTTTCATTAATGTGGGTCGGTTTAGATAAAGTTGGAGGTGTTAGTGCTTTAATTGAAAAAACACCTTCTAATTATTGGAATTTATTTTTACCTAGTGATGATGCTAATTATCCCTGGGTAGCGATACTGTTGGGTTATCCTATTATGGGTGTTTGGTTTTGGTGTACCGATCAATCTATGGTACAATCGGTATTAGGAGCTAAAAGCATTAAACAAGGTCAGTTAGGGGCTAACTTTACAGGTTGGCTTAAAATTATTGATGTGCCGTTGTTTATACTGCCTGGAATTATGTGCTTTATACTCTTCCCTAATTTAAGTAATCCAGATGAAGCTTATATGACTATGGTAACCGAGTTATTTCCAACTGGTATGAAAGGGTTGGTTATGGCGGTTCTTATTGCAGCATTAGTAAGTACTATTGATTCTGCTTTAAACGCATTAAGCACCGTTTTTACGATGGATATTTTTGTAAAAAAATTCCAACCAGATGCGAGTCAAAAGAAGATTGTTAAAGTAGGGCATTTGGTTACGGTATCAGGAGCCATCATTTCCATATTTATTACTATGGCAATAGATAGTATTAAAGGACTTAATTTATTTGATGTATTTCAATCAGTATTAGGTTTTATAGCGCCACCCATGTCGGTTGTATTTTTATTTGGTGTTTTATGGAAAAAAACGACTACGAAAGCGGCTAATAGTATTTTAATTTTTGGTACAATTCTTAGTTTAACGGTTGGTATTTTGTATCTGTGGGTATTTCCTAACGACCCAAGTGCGGGAGTTAAAATCTGGCCGCATTTTTTAATTTTATCTTTTTACATTTTCGTGTTTTTATCTATTATGATAGTGATTATTTCGTATTTAGATAAGAAAAGTAATTCGTATCAAAGCACGCTAAATTACACCAAAGCGAAACTCTCACCAAAAGTAAAGTTACTTTGGGGAACATTGATTTTAACAATGATTGCATTGTATTTATTTTTTAATGGACATTGA